One part of the Flavobacterium johnsoniae UW101 genome encodes these proteins:
- a CDS encoding DUF4407 domain-containing protein — translation MLKQFFILCSGADRDILENCSEGEQTKYVGIGATVFFTAVMAFLASAYALFTVFDSIYPALIFGFVWSLLIFNLDRFIVSTIKKRDRFMDEFLQATPRIILAVIIAIVISKPLEIKIFEKEINTVLLKEKNEMELANKKQVGNYFKSDLDKNKAEIAALKADILKKEKEVNDLYSVYITEAEGTTGTKKLGKGPVYKEKREKHDAALKELEVLKKTNEAKIAEKEKAGVQLQADLDKKVSQTQPIIEGFDGLMARINALNKLPWLPSFFIMLLFLAIETSPIIAKLLAPKGEFDFKQEEAETAMKATLEQNKYQRELLVKTSAEMHDKVYADIAEDKGLFDLQRKNAKELLELQSHKFVEKQKATL, via the coding sequence ATGTTAAAACAATTTTTTATCCTTTGTTCAGGAGCCGACCGCGACATCCTGGAAAACTGTTCAGAAGGCGAACAAACCAAATATGTTGGTATTGGTGCCACAGTATTTTTTACAGCAGTAATGGCTTTCTTAGCCAGTGCTTATGCGCTTTTTACTGTTTTCGATTCTATTTATCCCGCTTTGATTTTTGGATTTGTATGGAGTTTATTAATCTTTAATCTGGACCGATTTATCGTTTCTACTATTAAGAAAAGAGATCGTTTTATGGATGAATTCCTGCAGGCGACACCTCGTATTATATTAGCAGTAATTATTGCGATTGTAATTTCTAAGCCTTTGGAAATTAAAATTTTCGAAAAAGAAATCAATACAGTTTTATTGAAAGAAAAAAACGAGATGGAATTGGCTAATAAAAAGCAGGTTGGTAATTATTTCAAATCAGATTTAGATAAAAATAAAGCCGAGATTGCAGCTCTAAAAGCTGATATTCTAAAAAAAGAGAAAGAAGTAAACGATTTGTATTCAGTTTATATTACTGAGGCCGAAGGAACAACTGGAACAAAAAAACTTGGAAAAGGTCCGGTTTATAAAGAAAAACGCGAAAAACACGATGCAGCTTTAAAAGAACTTGAAGTTCTTAAAAAGACCAACGAAGCTAAAATTGCCGAAAAAGAAAAAGCAGGCGTTCAGCTTCAAGCCGATTTAGACAAAAAAGTTTCGCAGACACAGCCTATCATCGAAGGTTTTGATGGGTTAATGGCACGTATCAATGCGTTGAATAAACTGCCTTGGCTTCCGTCATTTTTCATTATGCTTTTGTTTTTAGCTATTGAAACATCACCAATTATTGCCAAATTGTTAGCTCCAAAAGGTGAATTTGATTTTAAACAAGAAGAAGCCGAAACGGCAATGAAAGCCACTTTGGAACAAAACAAATACCAACGTGAATTATTAGTAAAAACCAGTGCAGAAATGCATGATAAAGTTTATGCTGATATTGCAGAAGATAAAGGTTTATTTGATTTACAGCGAAAAAATGCAAAAGAATTACTGGAACTGCAGTCGCATAAATTTGTAGAGAAACAGAAGGCGACTTTATAA